A single region of the Aminivibrio sp. genome encodes:
- a CDS encoding UxaA family hydrolase, whose protein sequence is MTSWTGYLRPDGSKGIRDWILVVHTVECARFTAEKIASGEENVCCIGYEPCNDNDYAIRLMLALSRHPNAGGALFVGLGCEYTQPRRLAEATAASGRPADWYFIQDVGGTTTAVAEGKRAGAKVIAVDVDDSKLEMMRSIGAAFTVNSKKENLQERVMEITGGHYPGGGARGHRFDGDRCPGGGLCRPG, encoded by the coding sequence ATGACCTCCTGGACAGGGTATCTGCGGCCTGACGGATCGAAGGGGATACGGGACTGGATTCTCGTTGTCCATACTGTGGAATGCGCCCGGTTCACGGCGGAAAAAATCGCCTCCGGTGAGGAAAATGTCTGCTGTATCGGCTACGAGCCCTGCAACGACAACGATTACGCCATCCGTCTTATGCTTGCCCTGTCCCGCCACCCCAACGCCGGGGGCGCCCTGTTCGTGGGGCTGGGGTGCGAGTACACTCAGCCCCGACGGCTCGCGGAGGCAACGGCGGCCTCGGGACGGCCTGCGGACTGGTATTTCATCCAGGACGTCGGAGGTACGACCACGGCAGTCGCCGAGGGGAAACGGGCCGGGGCGAAGGTCATAGCTGTGGACGTGGACGATTCCAAGCTTGAGATGATGCGCTCCATCGGTGCGGCTTTCACGGTGAATTCAAAGAAGGAAAACCTGCAGGAGCGGGTAATGGAGATCACCGGCGGCCACTACCCCGGCGGTGGTGCTCGAGGCCATCGGTTTGACGGAGACCGTTGTCCAGGCGGTGGACTTTGTCGCCCGGGATGA